TAACATACGCGTCAGCGTACTACATGAAGCATCCGAAGGTTCAGATGAGCGACGAGGAAGCTAGAAAAAGGCTGGACGAATGGATCCGTGAGCTATCTCATTAAATCCATCCAATTTTTCTGCACGGTGAATTTATAAGTCGCCTCCCATTAACTCGTAGAAATATGCTTTGCCGGAATAGGTGATTACGATGCCCACGGAGACGAATGAAGAGCTGATCTACTATCTTAGGAAGATGCTGGAGATACGTTACTTCGAAGAGAAGGTTATGGATCTCCTTAGCCGAGACATTGTTAAGGGCGCCTCACACCTCTATGTCGGCGAGGAGGCGGTTGCAGTGGGCGCAATAGCCGCTATAAGGAAGGACGATTATATCACGAGCACACATAGAGGTCATGGACACTGCATAGCCAAGGGTGGAGACTTGAAGCTTATGCTCGCTGAGCTCTGCGGTAAAGTGACTGGATACTGTAAGGGCAGAGGCGGCTCAATGCATATAGCTGATGTAAGCGCTGGAAATCTGGGCGCAACTGGCATAGTAGGCTCCAACATACCGGTTGCAACAGGCGCGGGCCTATCAATTAAGCTTCGAGGAACAGATCAGGTGGTTCTCTGCTTCTTCGGCGACGGTGCAGCAAATACTGGAGCATTCCATGAATCTGTTAATATGGCTGCGATCTGGGATCTCCCTGTAATCTACATTTGCGAAAATAATCTATACGGAATGTCGGTGGCGGTAAGCAGGGCATTCCCATTCGAAGACATCGCTGAGAGAGCGAAGGGCTATAATATACCAGGACTTATCGCAGATGGGATGGATGTTCTAGACGTGAAAAAAGTTGTAGGTAAAGCTGTGGAAAGGGCGAGGAAAGGTGAGGGTCCATCATTAGTAGAATGCAAGACATATCGTTTTTATGGTCATTCCAGGAGCGATGCAAGGGTTTACAGGACTAGAGAAGAAGAGAAGATGTGGAAAATGAGAGACCCGATACTAAACTATGAGAAGCGGCTTATAGAGTGGGGAGTTATGACGGAGGAGGAGATCAAGAAGCTCGAGGATGAAGTGATCAAGGAGGTTGAAGAGGCTGAGAAATTTGCTTTGAGCAGTCCATACCCGCCCATAGAGACGCTCTATGACGGATTATATACGGATCTATATGTCGATCCATCCTCATCAATAAGAGATCTGGCGACAGCGAAGAAGATGGGCTTGAAGATGCGCAGAATAAGGTACGTTCAAGCCTTGAATGAGGCATTAAGAGAGGAGATGCGGAGGGACAGCCGGGTATTCCTTATGGGTGAAGACATCGCGCTCTACGGCGGAGCATATAGCGTCACGAAGGGGCTTCACGAAGAGTTTGGACTGGAACGTGTTAGAGACACACCGATCTCTGAAGCGGCGATTGCAGGCGCGGCCGCTGGCGCAGCAATGACTGGAATGCGTCCCGTGGCGGAGATAATGTACATCGACTTCTCAACTCTTGCAATGGATCAGATAGTTAACATCGCGGCTAAGAATCGATACATGTTCGGTGGAAAGTCAATAGTTCCAGTCGTCTATAGGACGCAGGGAGGCGCGGGAAGAGGCATTGCGGAGCATCATTCCCAAAGCTTGGAGGCGTGGTATATGCATGTGCCCGGCATCTTTGTGGTGATGCCTTCAACACCATTCGATGCTAAAGGGCTGCTTAAGACCTGCATCAGGGATGATAATCCGGTGATGTTCATAGAGCATAAGATGCTTTATGGGCTTGAGGGCGAGGTTCCGGAGGTTGAGTATACTGTCCCCTTAGGTGTTGCCGACATCAAGAGAGAGGGTACGGACGTCACGATCATAGCCTATTCAAGGATGGTTCATTTCGCTT
This region of Candidatus Bathyarchaeota archaeon genomic DNA includes:
- a CDS encoding alpha-ketoacid dehydrogenase subunit beta; amino-acid sequence: MRRIRYVQALNEALREEMRRDSRVFLMGEDIALYGGAYSVTKGLHEEFGLERVRDTPISEAAIAGAAAGAAMTGMRPVAEIMYIDFSTLAMDQIVNIAAKNRYMFGGKSIVPVVYRTQGGAGRGIAEHHSQSLEAWYMHVPGIFVVMPSTPFDAKGLLKTCIRDDNPVMFIEHKMLYGLEGEVPEVEYTVPLGVADIKREGTDVTIIAYSRMVHFALEAAEELAKEGISAEVVDPRTLKPLDIDTIINSVKKTNRAVVVYEGYRTCGVGAEITALIMEKAFDYLDAPVLRVAGEDVPIPMSPVLEDAAIPSKQKIIDAVKKIV